The following proteins are encoded in a genomic region of Ornithodoros turicata isolate Travis chromosome 6, ASM3712646v1, whole genome shotgun sequence:
- the LOC135397657 gene encoding mite group 2 allergen-like Ixo r 2 encodes MRSFALILVFVELVYSRHTQIEYCGTRSKATIEYVDINPCDDDPCVLKRGEPTHFSISVTPKVNSKTVTLDARYLVWWWFSLPVPDLETDLCKLISCPVVAGQTYKVSQHFTISSSIPRFSTTLTVKVIGDDGQIVCFTTDATI; translated from the exons ATGCGTTCCTTTGCCTTAATTCTTGTCTTTGTTGAACTAGTTTACAGCAGACATACACAAATCGAATACTGCG GAACCCGGTCAAAAGCAACGATCGAATATGTGGATATTAACCCGTGCGATGATGACCCCTGCGTACTCAAGAGAGGGGAACCAACGCATTTTTCGATAAGTGTCACCCCAA AAGTCAACAGCAAGACAGTAACCTTGGATGCCCGCTACTTAGTTTGGTGGTGGTTCAGCCTGCCGGTTCCCGACTTGGAAACGGATCTCTGCAAATTGATCAGCTGTCCTGTCGTAGCAGGACAGACCTACAAAGTTTCCCAGCACTTCACAATAAGTTCGTCGATTCCCCGA TTCTCGACGACTCTAACCGTCAAGGTCATCGGCGACGACGGACAAATCGTATGCTTCACTACGGACGCAACCATATAA
- the LOC135397659 gene encoding mite group 2 allergen-like Ixo r 2 — protein MRSFPLLLVLVGLAYGGHPKLKACGTESKAEIVYVNVGNCDSDPCEIERGNSTNFSIGVIPHVNSETVTLDARVSLIWGVTMKIPGLETNLCRFISCPVVAERKYEVSQSFTISQLVPSMSTTVTFKVIGDVGEIACYAIDIKIV, from the exons ATGCGTTCCTTTCCCTTACTCCTGGTCCTTGTTGGACTCGCTTACGGCGGACATCCCAAACTCAAGGCGTGCG GAACGGAGTCAAAAGCAGAGATCGTATACGTGAACGTTGGCAACTGCGATTCTGACCCTTGCGAAATCGAGAGAGGGAACTCAACAAATTTTTCGATTGGTGTCATCCCAC ACGTCAACAGCGAGACGGTAACCTTGGATGCTAGAGTATCTCTCATTTGGGGCGTTACGATGAAGATCCCGGGATTGGAAACGAACCTATGCCGATTTATCAGCTGTCCTGTCGTAGCAGAGAGAAAATACGAAGTCTCTCAGTCCTTCACAATTAGCCAGCTTGTTCCCAGT atGTCGACGACAGTAACCTTCAAGGTGATCGGCGACGTCGGAGAAATAGCATGCTACGCTATCGACATAAAGATCGTATaa